One region of Chryseobacterium sp. C-71 genomic DNA includes:
- the sufB gene encoding Fe-S cluster assembly protein SufB — MSKYTEDDLRVDLENKKYEFGWETILDYEDFPTGLNEDIVRAISAKKEEPEWMTEWRLESFKIWLKMTEPEWANIKYEKPDFQAIKYYAAPKAKPELASLDEVDPELLATFAKLGINIEEQKRLSNVAVDIVIDSVSVKTTFQDTLAEKGIIFCSISEAIKNHPDLVRKYLGKVVPRGDNFYAALNSAVFSDGSFCYIPKGVRCPMELSTYFRINQSGTGQFERTLVIADEGSYVSYLEGCTAPSRDENQLHAAVVELIALDNAEIKYSTVQNWYPGNEEGKGGVFNFVTKRGLCETKAKISWTQVETGSAVTWKYPSCILKGDGSIGEFYSIAVTNNHQYADTGTKMIHIGKNTKSTIISKGISAGKSQNSYRGLVKVMPSAKGARNFSQCDSLLMGNECGAHTFPYIEIKDPTAQLEHEATTSKIGEDQIFYCNQRGIDTERAIALIVNGFSKEVLNKLPMEFAIEAQKLLEISLEGSVG, encoded by the coding sequence ATGAGTAAATATACTGAAGACGACTTAAGAGTCGATTTAGAAAACAAAAAATACGAATTCGGCTGGGAAACGATACTCGATTACGAAGATTTCCCAACTGGTTTAAACGAAGACATCGTCCGTGCTATTTCTGCTAAAAAAGAAGAACCGGAATGGATGACAGAATGGCGTTTGGAATCTTTCAAAATCTGGCTGAAAATGACGGAGCCTGAATGGGCAAACATCAAGTATGAAAAACCGGATTTTCAGGCGATAAAATATTACGCTGCACCGAAAGCTAAACCAGAATTGGCAAGCTTAGATGAAGTGGATCCTGAATTATTGGCAACTTTTGCTAAATTAGGAATCAACATCGAAGAACAGAAAAGACTTTCAAATGTTGCTGTAGATATCGTGATAGATTCTGTATCAGTAAAAACAACTTTTCAAGACACTTTAGCAGAAAAAGGAATTATTTTCTGTTCAATTTCCGAAGCGATTAAAAATCATCCGGATTTGGTGAGAAAATACCTTGGAAAAGTAGTTCCTAGAGGAGATAACTTCTATGCAGCATTAAATTCCGCAGTATTTTCTGACGGCAGTTTCTGCTATATTCCAAAAGGGGTAAGATGTCCGATGGAATTATCCACTTATTTCCGTATTAATCAGTCAGGTACAGGTCAGTTTGAAAGAACACTTGTGATTGCTGATGAAGGAAGTTATGTTTCTTACCTTGAAGGTTGCACAGCTCCATCAAGAGATGAAAATCAGCTTCACGCAGCAGTTGTTGAATTGATTGCCTTAGACAATGCTGAAATTAAATATTCAACTGTTCAGAATTGGTATCCAGGAAATGAAGAAGGTAAAGGTGGTGTTTTCAATTTTGTAACCAAAAGAGGGCTTTGCGAAACCAAAGCCAAAATCTCATGGACTCAGGTTGAAACAGGTTCTGCCGTAACATGGAAATATCCTTCTTGTATCTTAAAAGGTGACGGTTCTATCGGTGAGTTCTACTCTATCGCTGTAACCAACAATCATCAGTATGCCGATACAGGTACAAAGATGATTCACATCGGAAAGAATACAAAATCAACGATTATCTCTAAAGGAATTTCTGCAGGAAAATCTCAAAACTCATACAGAGGTTTGGTAAAAGTAATGCCTTCTGCGAAAGGAGCGAGAAACTTCTCACAATGTGACTCACTTTTAATGGGTAACGAATGTGGAGCGCATACTTTCCCATATATTGAAATTAAAGATCCTACTGCACAGCTAGAACACGAAGCTACCACTTCAAAAATCGGTGAAGATCAGATTTTCTACTGTAATCAGAGAGGTATTGATACCGAAAGAGCAATTGCTTTGATCGTGAATGGTTTCAGTAAAGAAGTTTTAAATAAATTACCAATGGAATTTGCTATTGAAGCTCAGAAATTACTAGAGATTTCATTAGAAGGTTCTGTGGGGTAA
- a CDS encoding iron-sulfur cluster assembly accessory protein: MIKVSDHAKEKAIQLMTEDGFNPAEDYIRVGVKSGGCSGLEYVLGFDNKKTDTDQIFEDNNIKIVVEKKSILYLAGTILEYSGGLNGKGFVFNNPNAARTCGCGESFSL; this comes from the coding sequence ATGATAAAAGTTTCAGATCATGCTAAGGAAAAAGCCATTCAACTGATGACAGAAGATGGTTTTAATCCGGCAGAAGATTATATAAGAGTTGGAGTAAAGAGTGGAGGTTGTTCTGGTTTGGAATATGTTTTGGGGTTTGACAACAAAAAAACAGATACCGATCAGATTTTCGAAGACAATAACATCAAAATTGTGGTAGAAAAAAAATCTATTCTTTACTTAGCAGGTACTATCCTCGAATACTCAGGTGGATTGAATGGAAAAGGATTTGTTTTTAACAATCCTAATGCAGCCAGAACGTGTGGTTGTGGTGAGAGTTTTAGCTTATAA
- a CDS encoding GLPGLI family protein translates to MKKLGILAVVLLAQATFAQTNRFVYQVTSKPDINNKADIKTENAYLDISAEKSMFYSENRIKRDSVMKANFQSGGARGFNREQMEGLRTNMNYSIEKDKKNQKTLYKDRLGRDQYSYEEDRPVNWKILSETTKIGEYKVQKAETEFGGRKWTAWFTTDLPYQDGPYKFSGLPGLVVKAEDADGDYSFDLMKNYKIADFPEMTAFGNVIKVKRTDYIKQQEKYKTDPMSFMGQGGGGIRMGNRGGGNQNPADMRKRMEERAKEEAKRNSNPIELK, encoded by the coding sequence ATGAAAAAATTAGGCATTCTTGCTGTAGTCTTGCTTGCACAGGCTACTTTCGCACAGACCAACAGATTTGTTTATCAGGTAACTTCAAAGCCGGATATCAATAATAAAGCTGATATTAAAACAGAAAATGCATATTTAGATATATCCGCAGAAAAGTCGATGTTTTATTCTGAAAACAGAATTAAAAGAGATTCTGTGATGAAAGCCAATTTTCAAAGTGGTGGTGCGAGAGGTTTTAACAGAGAACAAATGGAAGGTTTGAGAACGAATATGAATTATTCTATTGAAAAAGATAAAAAAAATCAGAAAACCTTATATAAAGATCGTTTGGGAAGAGATCAATATTCATACGAAGAAGATCGACCTGTGAATTGGAAAATTTTATCTGAAACCACTAAAATTGGTGAATATAAAGTACAGAAAGCAGAAACTGAGTTTGGCGGAAGAAAATGGACGGCTTGGTTTACAACAGATTTGCCTTACCAAGATGGACCATATAAATTCAGCGGACTTCCAGGTTTGGTTGTAAAAGCAGAAGATGCTGACGGAGATTATTCATTTGATTTAATGAAAAACTATAAAATTGCTGATTTTCCTGAAATGACTGCATTCGGAAATGTTATAAAGGTTAAGAGAACCGATTACATAAAGCAGCAGGAGAAATATAAAACCGATCCGATGTCATTTATGGGCCAAGGTGGCGGTGGAATAAGAATGGGAAATCGTGGAGGAGGAAACCAAAATCCTGCAGATATGAGAAAGCGAATGGAAGAAAGAGCTAAAGAAGAAGCAAAAAGAAACAGCAATCCGATTGAGCTGAAATAA
- a CDS encoding neutral zinc metallopeptidase: MKWTDDRSGNVDDRRGSGGGGGAIVGGGLGTIIIAAIVFFLGGDPSAILSSGGSSSPQTEQRELSQGDLQVGEFVKMITAENEETWTKIFAENGMQYKPARVVLFREGTNSGCGQAQSAMGPFYCPTDQSVYMDMSFFQELQEKFGAKVTEFTIAYVMAHEMGHHVQNLLGTLSKTDQLRRSGRYSETQLNQVSVATELQADFYAGLWARYSNEREKFLEPGDLESAVEAAEAVGDDNIQKRSQGYVNQESFTHGSSAQRKEWFMKGYNSGDIKQGDTFNQLLR, from the coding sequence ATGAAATGGACAGACGACAGAAGTGGTAACGTAGATGACAGACGAGGATCCGGCGGTGGTGGAGGCGCTATTGTAGGTGGAGGTTTAGGCACAATCATCATTGCTGCAATCGTATTTTTTCTTGGCGGAGATCCCTCAGCAATTCTTTCTTCAGGCGGAAGTTCATCTCCTCAAACTGAACAGCGGGAACTGAGTCAGGGTGACCTGCAAGTGGGAGAATTCGTTAAAATGATTACTGCTGAAAACGAAGAAACCTGGACTAAAATTTTTGCCGAAAACGGTATGCAATACAAACCGGCCAGAGTGGTCTTGTTTAGAGAAGGTACAAATTCCGGTTGTGGACAAGCACAGTCCGCAATGGGACCATTTTATTGCCCAACCGATCAATCTGTTTATATGGATATGAGTTTCTTCCAAGAACTTCAGGAAAAATTCGGAGCAAAAGTCACAGAGTTTACAATTGCCTACGTAATGGCTCACGAAATGGGACATCATGTGCAGAATCTTTTAGGTACTTTATCGAAAACCGACCAACTGAGAAGAAGCGGTAGATATTCTGAAACCCAGCTTAATCAGGTTTCTGTAGCAACAGAGCTTCAGGCAGATTTCTATGCCGGGCTTTGGGCAAGATATTCTAACGAGAGAGAAAAATTTCTTGAACCAGGTGATTTAGAATCTGCGGTTGAGGCAGCAGAAGCTGTAGGTGATGATAATATTCAGAAAAGATCACAAGGCTATGTGAATCAGGAAAGCTTTACTCACGGTTCATCAGCACAACGTAAAGAATGGTTTATGAAGGGTTACAACTCCGGAGATATCAAACAAGGAGATACCTTTAATCAACTTTTAAGATAA
- a CDS encoding glutathionylspermidine synthase family protein, translated as MKRIQSQFRKNWEHKLENLGFGYHSLEGLYWDESHYYEFSMDEVNKIENATTELWQMCLQAVDYIIEKNLWDKFNIPEWFRNYIITSWEEDHPSIYGRFDFGFDGENLKLLEFNADTPTSLYEASVIQWYWLQEMFPYKDQFNSIHEKLVDYWKYLKKYMNPHYIYFASLTNIEDVTNVEYLRDCATQAGFETEFIPIQDIGWAEDIEEFIAGDRTIMEYIFKLYPYEWILQDGFGEKLISNNFRSQWMEPAWKILLSSKSILPILWEMFPNHPYLLECYFEPKHLKDFVKKPIYSREGANVSLFKDNVAIEENDGDYGKEGFIYQQLFELPNFDGNYPVIGSWVIGQESAGIGIRESVHLITNNQSRFIPHLIDSNKIHIKEKEL; from the coding sequence ATGAAAAGAATACAATCACAATTTCGGAAAAACTGGGAACATAAGCTTGAAAACTTAGGCTTTGGCTATCATTCGCTGGAAGGACTTTACTGGGATGAAAGTCATTATTATGAGTTTTCGATGGATGAAGTCAACAAAATTGAAAACGCAACTACAGAATTGTGGCAGATGTGTCTTCAGGCTGTTGATTATATTATTGAAAAAAATCTTTGGGACAAATTCAATATTCCTGAATGGTTTAGAAATTATATTATTACAAGCTGGGAAGAAGATCATCCATCGATTTACGGGAGATTTGATTTTGGTTTTGACGGTGAAAATTTAAAACTGCTTGAATTTAATGCAGACACGCCGACCTCTTTATATGAAGCTTCGGTCATTCAGTGGTATTGGCTACAGGAGATGTTTCCTTATAAAGATCAGTTCAATTCAATTCATGAAAAACTAGTTGATTATTGGAAGTATCTTAAAAAATACATGAATCCGCATTATATTTATTTTGCTTCATTAACCAATATTGAAGATGTAACCAATGTGGAATATTTGCGGGATTGTGCTACACAGGCAGGTTTCGAAACCGAATTTATTCCCATCCAAGATATTGGCTGGGCAGAAGATATTGAAGAATTCATTGCAGGAGACAGAACGATTATGGAATATATTTTTAAATTATATCCTTACGAATGGATTCTGCAAGATGGTTTTGGCGAAAAGTTAATCAGTAATAATTTCAGATCTCAATGGATGGAGCCGGCGTGGAAAATTCTTCTTTCCTCAAAATCTATTTTGCCGATTCTTTGGGAAATGTTCCCGAATCATCCATATTTATTGGAATGTTATTTTGAACCAAAACATTTGAAAGATTTCGTTAAAAAACCAATCTATTCAAGAGAAGGAGCCAACGTGAGTTTATTTAAAGATAACGTTGCGATTGAAGAGAATGATGGCGACTACGGAAAAGAAGGTTTTATTTATCAGCAGCTATTTGAGCTCCCAAATTTCGACGGAAATTATCCTGTCATCGGAAGTTGGGTGATTGGTCAGGAATCTGCAGGAATCGGGATCAGAGAAAGCGTACATTTGATTACCAATAATCAGAGTAGATTTATTCCTCATTTGATCGATTCAAACAAAATTCACATAAAAGAAAAGGAGCTGTAA
- the ribH gene encoding 6,7-dimethyl-8-ribityllumazine synthase, translating to MATVNLSDYKPLHINNAEDFSIGIVFSEWNDFVTYNLRDAALEILEKEGVKSENIKLFSVPGAFELNYASMQLCKERKFDAVIAIGCVIRGETPHFDFVCDAVAQGIKDCNILTDTPTIFCVLTDDTKEQSIARSGGDLGNKGVEAAVTALSMIQFKRNLSDKKGNIGFGK from the coding sequence ATGGCAACAGTTAATCTTTCAGATTACAAGCCACTACATATAAATAATGCCGAGGATTTTTCTATCGGCATTGTTTTTTCTGAGTGGAATGACTTTGTAACTTATAATCTACGTGATGCGGCTTTAGAAATTCTTGAGAAAGAAGGTGTAAAGTCTGAAAACATCAAATTATTTTCCGTTCCGGGAGCTTTTGAATTGAACTATGCAAGCATGCAGCTTTGCAAAGAGCGAAAATTTGATGCGGTAATCGCCATCGGATGTGTGATCAGAGGTGAAACTCCACATTTTGATTTTGTGTGTGACGCAGTCGCTCAGGGAATTAAGGACTGTAATATCCTGACAGATACTCCAACTATTTTCTGCGTTCTGACAGATGACACCAAAGAACAATCGATCGCAAGAAGTGGCGGTGATTTGGGAAACAAAGGTGTAGAAGCGGCAGTAACAGCTTTAAGCATGATCCAATTTAAAAGAAATCTTTCTGATAAAAAAGGAAACATCGGTTTTGGAAAATAA
- a CDS encoding tetratricopeptide repeat protein, translating into MAKLGKNAPNEQEGKETVEFFKDLDREALNTERFLEKYQKPLSAAFIGLVVGVLAYFGYQQFVVAPKNAEAVKTYLAAQKNLTEGKDKEALGGKSAANPGYLGTYNEYSSTKIGKLSAYNAGLLKFKEGKFQEAFDLLDKFSSDNKTLMAMKYGAMADAKSGLNKNDEALSLLDKAASASDDPYTSYFFTRKAGIVALGMKKNAEAKKYFAAIDEKYQDYDNGMSDSYIEMTKYY; encoded by the coding sequence ATGGCAAAATTGGGAAAAAATGCTCCAAATGAGCAAGAAGGTAAAGAAACAGTAGAATTTTTTAAAGACCTTGACAGAGAGGCTTTAAACACAGAAAGATTCTTAGAAAAATATCAAAAACCATTAAGTGCTGCTTTTATTGGTTTAGTTGTAGGAGTTTTAGCTTATTTTGGGTACCAGCAATTTGTGGTAGCTCCAAAGAATGCTGAAGCGGTAAAAACGTATTTAGCTGCACAGAAAAATCTTACAGAAGGTAAAGATAAAGAAGCTTTAGGTGGAAAATCTGCTGCTAACCCTGGTTATTTAGGAACGTACAACGAATATTCTTCAACTAAAATCGGTAAACTTTCTGCTTACAATGCAGGTTTATTAAAATTTAAAGAAGGTAAGTTCCAAGAGGCTTTTGATCTTTTAGATAAATTTTCTTCTGACAACAAAACATTGATGGCGATGAAGTATGGCGCAATGGCAGATGCAAAATCTGGTCTTAACAAAAATGACGAAGCGTTATCTTTATTAGACAAAGCTGCTTCAGCTTCAGATGATCCTTATACTTCTTACTTCTTTACAAGAAAAGCAGGTATCGTTGCTTTAGGAATGAAGAAAAATGCAGAAGCTAAAAAATATTTCGCAGCAATTGACGAAAAATATCAAGACTACGACAACGGAATGTCTGATTCTTATATTGAAATGACTAAATATTACTAA
- a CDS encoding adenine phosphoribosyltransferase, which produces MASQELIQKLENTIENIADFPIPGIQFKDISPIFLDPKLYQEVIEDLVKFSKGKVDAVCGIESRGYLFGIAIAVALDVPFILIRKRGKLPPPIISEKYDLEYGSAEIETREGQIKKGQRILIHDDLLATGGTTEAAAKLVEKQGAKVVQFSFLIGLKDLKGDEKLRKFDAEIYHTLEY; this is translated from the coding sequence ATGGCATCACAAGAACTGATACAAAAATTGGAAAACACGATTGAAAATATTGCAGACTTTCCAATTCCCGGAATTCAGTTCAAAGATATTTCGCCTATTTTTTTGGATCCAAAACTTTACCAAGAAGTTATTGAAGATTTGGTAAAATTCAGCAAAGGAAAAGTAGATGCAGTTTGCGGAATTGAAAGCCGAGGCTATCTTTTTGGGATTGCGATTGCAGTAGCTTTGGATGTTCCTTTTATTTTAATCAGAAAAAGGGGCAAGCTTCCACCACCGATCATTTCAGAAAAATATGATCTGGAATATGGAAGTGCAGAAATTGAAACCCGTGAAGGTCAAATCAAAAAAGGTCAGAGAATTTTAATTCATGATGATCTTTTAGCAACCGGAGGAACAACAGAAGCTGCAGCAAAACTGGTTGAAAAGCAAGGAGCAAAAGTAGTTCAGTTCAGTTTTTTGATTGGCTTAAAAGATTTGAAAGGTGATGAAAAGCTCAGGAAATTTGATGCAGAAATTTATCACACTTTAGAATATTAA
- a CDS encoding quinol:cytochrome C oxidoreductase, whose product MYSFSPKLKSTSIILLVVGLVLFGIGFFLNNGITEERIKDMMHAVHSAGHDAPTHSSEMVGPQDEASHLEHAAMQIHNQPLASLHFVAVFFFGVSCAVLFFYCIQHAAHAGWPIIITRVMEAIASYIPWGGAILVILMILNITHNGHLFHWMDPDLTDPTSAHFDVILFEKKVFLNIPFYAVRTLIYVIGASFFAWKLKAQSKKVDDTKSLIEYQFLYRWAVGYIAFFGFASAAWAWDWLMSIDPHWYSTMYIWYSMVSCLSSGIAVIILLSVYLKKNGFLPQFNDNHLHDLGVFLFATSMLWTYTWFAQFMLYWYANVPEEVNYFFGRFQHYGVTFLPMLIINFLLPLLVLVSSSIKRNYKVVTIMAVVVILGHLLDYFNMVMPGTVGPYWKTPEVLLLVLGAVLFIVGLFIFTVMSALAKLKLIPTGNPYLHESEIYEYPF is encoded by the coding sequence ATGTATAGTTTTTCACCAAAATTAAAATCAACTTCTATCATACTTCTTGTTGTAGGTTTAGTTCTATTTGGAATTGGCTTTTTCCTAAATAACGGAATCACCGAAGAAAGAATTAAAGACATGATGCATGCGGTACATTCTGCTGGTCATGATGCTCCTACACACTCAAGCGAGATGGTGGGTCCTCAAGATGAGGCTTCTCATTTAGAGCATGCAGCAATGCAAATTCACAATCAGCCTTTGGCTTCATTACATTTTGTTGCAGTATTTTTCTTCGGAGTAAGTTGTGCGGTATTGTTCTTCTACTGTATTCAGCACGCAGCTCATGCAGGATGGCCAATTATTATCACAAGAGTAATGGAAGCGATTGCTTCTTACATCCCTTGGGGTGGTGCTATTTTAGTTATCTTGATGATTCTGAATATCACTCACAACGGTCACCTTTTTCATTGGATGGATCCGGATTTGACAGATCCAACCTCTGCACACTTTGATGTGATCTTATTTGAAAAGAAAGTATTTTTAAATATTCCTTTCTATGCTGTCAGAACTTTGATCTACGTAATCGGAGCTTCATTCTTCGCATGGAAACTGAAAGCACAATCTAAAAAAGTAGATGATACAAAATCTTTGATTGAGTATCAGTTCCTTTACAGATGGGCAGTAGGATATATCGCATTCTTCGGGTTTGCTTCTGCAGCTTGGGCTTGGGATTGGTTGATGTCTATTGACCCTCACTGGTATTCTACAATGTATATCTGGTATTCTATGGTTAGCTGTCTTTCTAGTGGTATCGCAGTAATTATTTTACTAAGTGTTTACCTTAAGAAAAACGGATTCTTGCCACAGTTCAATGACAATCACTTGCACGATTTAGGAGTTTTCCTTTTTGCTACAAGTATGCTTTGGACGTACACATGGTTTGCTCAGTTTATGCTATATTGGTATGCAAACGTACCGGAAGAGGTAAATTACTTCTTTGGAAGATTCCAACACTACGGAGTTACTTTCTTGCCAATGCTGATCATCAACTTCTTATTACCACTATTGGTATTGGTAAGTTCAAGCATTAAGAGAAACTACAAAGTGGTAACTATCATGGCAGTAGTTGTAATCTTAGGTCACCTTTTAGATTACTTTAATATGGTAATGCCGGGAACAGTTGGTCCTTACTGGAAAACTCCTGAAGTACTTCTATTAGTTTTAGGTGCAGTATTATTTATTGTAGGATTATTTATCTTCACAGTAATGTCTGCATTAGCTAAATTAAAATTAATTCCGACGGGTAACCCTTACCTTCACGAATCTGAAATTTACGAGTATCCTTTCTAA
- a CDS encoding cytochrome c — MLKMKKNVLKITAVLGLTAVLLNSCGPKENTPLVYFPDMYFPVAYDPLMKAELAYSDHENEIPAFVKNNGATGLGPVEGSVAQNKDGVFEEGKLPKNPDEYNAGYDASKSLTSSPLNPANAAKDIERGKMLFDRTCSACHGTGGDGQGPIVQSGAYSGVPNYADREITVGSVHYVLTNGRNAMGSYAGQLNPGDRWRVAMYVMNAFKKGAPAAASATAAKTDSTATKK, encoded by the coding sequence ATGCTTAAAATGAAAAAGAATGTACTAAAAATTACAGCAGTTTTAGGTTTAACAGCAGTTTTACTTAATTCTTGCGGACCGAAAGAAAATACACCATTGGTATATTTCCCAGACATGTACTTTCCGGTAGCTTACGATCCATTAATGAAAGCTGAGCTTGCCTATTCAGACCATGAAAATGAGATCCCTGCATTTGTTAAAAATAATGGTGCTACAGGTCTTGGTCCAGTGGAAGGTTCTGTTGCTCAAAATAAAGATGGTGTTTTTGAAGAAGGCAAACTTCCAAAAAATCCGGATGAGTATAACGCAGGTTATGATGCTTCAAAATCATTAACTTCTTCTCCTTTGAATCCGGCTAATGCTGCGAAAGATATCGAAAGAGGTAAAATGTTATTTGATCGTACTTGTTCAGCTTGCCACGGAACTGGTGGTGACGGACAAGGGCCAATCGTTCAAAGCGGAGCATACTCAGGTGTACCAAATTATGCAGACAGAGAAATCACTGTAGGTTCTGTTCATTATGTATTAACTAACGGTAGAAATGCAATGGGTTCTTACGCTGGTCAGCTAAACCCTGGCGACAGATGGAGAGTAGCAATGTACGTGATGAATGCTTTCAAAAAAGGCGCACCGGCAGCAGCTTCAGCTACAGCAGCAAAAACAGATTCTACCGCAACTAAAAAATAA
- a CDS encoding DUF3341 domain-containing protein: MSTTKIVYGLYADDDDLMNGVKAFNDKGIAINEVYTPFPVHGLDKALGLKKTRISDAAFIYALYGVSIGATVTWYVMNHDWPQNIGGKPAFDWAHNMPAFVVPMFELMVFCAAHMMSLTFLVRNKMYPGAPAQNPDPRTTDDKFMMEFITEDVESIKQLLVDTGVEEITVKDA; the protein is encoded by the coding sequence ATGAGCACCACTAAAATTGTATACGGACTTTATGCTGATGACGACGATCTAATGAACGGAGTTAAGGCATTCAACGATAAAGGAATCGCAATCAACGAAGTTTATACTCCATTCCCGGTTCACGGGCTAGATAAAGCTTTAGGTTTAAAGAAAACAAGAATTTCTGATGCTGCATTTATCTACGCTTTATATGGTGTGAGTATTGGCGCAACAGTTACTTGGTACGTAATGAATCATGACTGGCCTCAGAATATCGGTGGTAAACCAGCTTTTGACTGGGCACACAACATGCCGGCATTCGTAGTTCCAATGTTTGAATTAATGGTATTCTGTGCAGCACACATGATGTCTTTGACTTTCTTGGTTAGAAACAAAATGTATCCTGGTGCTCCGGCTCAGAACCCAGATCCAAGAACTACAGATGATAAATTCATGATGGAATTTATTACTGAAGATGTAGAATCTATTAAGCAGCTGCTTGTTGATACGGGAGTTGAAGAAATAACTGTTAAAGATGCTTAA